TTGGTCATACACGAATACGTTCGATTATTTGTCTTATTTTGAAAAATCTATGCAAATGTAACTTATTTCGTTATGACTTCTTTGGTTATCAAAgatatgatttatatttttcatatttacattaaaCTTTTAATAAAGCAAATGAATCAATTTTTATCTCGAAAAATCAACCGAATTGTATATTTAAAAACGAAGGTAGTTATAGGACACTTGGAGTGTCGTCAATAGACAAGAACTCGTGGAATAAAAGAAATTGGAATTGCCAAAAGGAATCGGAATTGATAGAAAGGGACAGTGGATAGAATAAAAGGGACTTGGCGGCAGTTTGACACGACGACTGCAGAAGTGCAGGTTCAGACTTGctcaagggtgtgtttagttctcgctaaaatttaaagtttggttgaaattgaaataatgtgatgaaaaagttggaagtttatctgtgtagaaaaatttttgatgtgatgaaaaagttgaaagtttaaagaaaaagttagaaactaaaccaggcgCAAGAAGGGACAAGAGATCACAACTCCGTGGTATCTCAGTGAAGATGATGGCTGCTGTTCAATTGGTTTTGTTGCGTTGCATATCCATGCAACGTCAAGCTGCTATCAAAAAGGACTTTTGAGGTCACTCGATCGACCGGGCTAGGTAGTAGTTGTAGTAGCACAAAACCAAGTTTGCAACTTAATGGCAAGGTCGTCATCTGAAGGCGATGGAATTGTATCAGCATGCAGAAAGCAGAATTTAGTTCTTGCTCTTGTAATTTTCTTCTTTATATTCTTTCCGAGAAATACTAGTAGGAATCGGTTGTTTCTTGGTCGCTTTTACTGGATTTGTTCTTGCATGATGAAACATTGAGATGACGTGCAATTCTGCTTCGTATCCTCGTAAAGAAAGAGACTTGGCACATTCGAACCTCCTTTTAAACCACGGCAATTTTTACTGATCCCTTGCAAAGTTCATCTGAAATTTCTGCATGCATTTGAAAGAGCGtcaaagttggaaaaaaaagtgtgcaagAAGCAACCTCGGTCCCGCATGTTTTGCTTAATTCTTTAAGTTTACAATTTTGCTCCATTATTTTTTCGGGATCAAACCACTGCGTAAGCATCGCATAATCAAAGAAGCCATATAAGCATCGCATTAGCCAAAACCCAAGAATAGAGGGAACAACAAATAGAGGGATCCAGggtaaacttattccttttccaTTGAAGGCCTGTTTAGGAAGCCCAAATTTCGTTGGGCCGTACTTTGGGCATTCCAAAGGAGGCCTGCCCAAGTGCTGCAAgcctgacctttttttttctcgtttcaACTTTCAAGCCATTTCGTGTTTTTGGTTTTCCCGTATTTACAGCAGTGTGAATTCGTATTCTCCCTTTCAGGCGGCAAATAAAAACCCTCCCATAACTCGCATCGTTTTTGCCGCCTCGAATACGAAACAAAATCACAACGAAACGAAATTCGTATTCGAGAGCGGTTCCGACGACGATTAGTCGCGCATGCTTCTTTCCCACAACCAAGTCAAGATCAATCAAAACAAGATAATAATCAATGCGCAAGAATCAGCGTCAAAGAAAGACGAATCGAACAATTCAATGGACATAAATGAATAGCCCGATTTGAACATCATTTTTCCATTGATAATCAATCAGACAAACAGTTCATTGCAACaagctactactagtacatcCTGGTTCTACTAGGAAGAGGTAGCTGAGAACGATGAAGCGATCAGATTATTGAACTAATTTTAAGCGCGCTCaccgcggatgcggcgggcgaGCTGGATGTCCTTGGGCATGATGGTGACGCGCTTGGCGTGGATGGCGCAGAGGTTGGTGTCCTCGAAGAGCCCGACGAGGTAGGCCTCGGCGGCCTCCtggagcgcggcgacggcggagctctGGAACCGGAGGTCCGTCTTGAAGTCCTGCGCGATCTCCCGGACGAGCCGCTGGAAGGGGAGCTTGCGGATCAGCAGCTCCGTGCTCTTCTGGTACTTGCGGATCTCCCGGAGCGCGACGGTGCCCGGCCGGAACCGGTGCGGCTTCTtcacgccgccggtggccggcgccgaCTTCCGCGCCGCCTTCGTCGCCAGCTGCTTCCTCGGCGCCTTCCCGCCGGTCGACTTCCGAGCCGTCTGCTTCGTGCGGGCCAtcgcggaggagggaggaggaggcctcgGAGCTCTCTGGCGGCGCTTTGGCTTGGAGatttcgcggcggcggcggcggagtgggatgaggcggcgagggagatggcGCGCGGTTTGGATTTTAGAGCGcgcggggattttttttttttttttttgggtttggaATTTTGGCGCGCGAGAGATGCGGCAGGGAAGCACGAAATATATGCCATTGGATTGTAGTGGAATGGACGGTGGAGATGCGATTTTCGGGGGGCATCACGCGGATCGCGATCCGTGGGGTTCCATCTCTGCGCTGTGATTGGTCGATGCGGAAGCGCGCGGATCGCATCGCTTCTCTCGCGCGCAATGCAATAGCTCAAATCCGCCGCAGCGAAACCTCGAATCCAGACAACTCACGCGTCAGTTGTAATTATGCTACGGTTTGGGAAAAAGGTTAGTACTCTCGTAAATATAGACTTCGGTCGAACAATATTAACAAATATTTGTATCATCATTATGTTTGAACCTTTTATATGGTTTCTTCCGTGTTTATCTTCCAATACTGCTATCGGTGTCAGTTCAGAAGTTTATATTCTTTTTTAAGCTAATAGGAAACATGGGtgttaatgtgttgtacttcaaACACGTAGATATATACCAGTATACATATAAAATGAATGTACTGATGTACTATCTTGTTACTACACCAATCCTACGTGATATAATTAGAGAAAACTCTATATGATATCACCTTAGGTCAAGGTATAAGTAATTAACCACAGTACTAAGTTCAATGCTAAATGAAGTATGTAACTGGAAGTTCAGCATCAAAGTCATACACCCTTGCCAGCCCAGCCCAGACCAGCCCATTTACTCGGCCCATAAGTCGGAAGACGGCAGCCATTTTTTAGAGGATTAAGTCTATCTGGCCTCCCTCAATTACAAAACCGAGTATAATGCATCTTCTATCTTCGAAAACCCATACAAATAGACACCTTCGGTGGTTTGAAAAGTGGTTTTTttgcaggtggggcccacatgctaGTGTGGTATGGAAAACCATATACGGTGGACCCTCCACCCTACGCTCGTGTCGTTCACACAGATGCGGCGATGGTCGTCCCGGTGAGCTGATTCACACGAGGAGGCGAGGCCCGATGGTGACTAGGGCTCGGCGTGGAAGGTAAGGGAGGAAGGCAGGGAGTTCGTGAACACGGCAACGGAATCGTGGATCGGTTCTCACGAGAGGGTGGGGAAGGACACGACGAGCTCCTTCCCATGCATGTCCAGACGACGAGTTCCTcctcacgcacgcacgcacgctaCCAGCGAACTCCTTCCCGCATATGTGCCGCAACCGGTGACCCCTCCTTCGGCGCGCACCGTGGCTAGCGATTCCTCTCCGCGTGCGCGCCACGGCTGATTGCTAGCACGCGTGACCGACCGCGACCCCTCTCCTTGCGCGCCGTGGCGGCAAGATCCTTCCCGCCTGCTGCTGTgaggcgagagaggaggaagaggaaagagagagggaatgCGCCGATGGTGTTCGGCGGAATGCCCCCACCGAGA
The nucleotide sequence above comes from Oryza glaberrima chromosome 11, OglaRS2, whole genome shotgun sequence. Encoded proteins:
- the LOC127754287 gene encoding histone H3.2 produces the protein MARTKQTARKSTGGKAPRKQLATKAARKSAPATGGVKKPHRFRPGTVALREIRKYQKSTELLIRKLPFQRLVREIAQDFKTDLRFQSSAVAALQEAAEAYLVGLFEDTNLCAIHAKRVTIMPKDIQLARRIRGERA